The Hyphomicrobium sp. MC1 genome window below encodes:
- a CDS encoding phosphatase PAP2 family protein yields MAAATAYLIHCGHLRAAIAVEATALSISTVLIMPPLEAIFASAAFPFQDKILVAADAGLGIDWVALAFWFRDHPELTRILSHAYASIEWQPIILVLTLAWADPERLRSVMTTSTVVLAATIAIFLVAPAIGPYAHFNFKSSDFPSVIVPAAWVAPGITDGLRNGDHQLHFAGLVTFPSYHAVVAVLLAYGWMAVPILRWLFVPLNLLMLVSCVPIGSHYVTDVIVGVAMAWAIYPLISRYYVATDRSARLLPWSQTRFGCAVKDRLKQAVFLWNKRNVLSR; encoded by the coding sequence ATGGCTGCGGCCACGGCCTATCTCATACACTGCGGCCACCTGCGGGCCGCTATAGCGGTTGAAGCGACCGCGCTTTCAATTTCAACCGTTCTTATCATGCCGCCGTTAGAAGCCATTTTTGCCTCGGCAGCATTTCCGTTTCAGGACAAGATTCTTGTCGCTGCCGACGCCGGTCTCGGAATAGACTGGGTGGCGCTGGCATTCTGGTTCCGTGACCATCCCGAACTGACCAGAATTTTGAGCCACGCTTACGCAAGCATCGAATGGCAGCCGATCATTCTGGTGCTGACGCTCGCCTGGGCTGATCCGGAGCGTCTCCGCAGCGTCATGACAACATCCACCGTGGTACTCGCCGCAACCATCGCCATCTTTCTCGTTGCTCCCGCGATCGGCCCCTATGCACATTTCAATTTCAAATCATCCGATTTTCCGAGCGTCATTGTGCCTGCCGCATGGGTTGCTCCGGGCATTACGGACGGGCTGCGCAACGGCGATCATCAACTGCACTTTGCCGGACTGGTGACGTTCCCAAGCTATCACGCCGTTGTGGCTGTGCTGCTCGCGTATGGTTGGATGGCGGTCCCGATTTTACGCTGGCTCTTCGTGCCGCTTAATCTGCTGATGCTCGTCTCGTGCGTCCCAATCGGCTCGCATTACGTGACGGACGTGATCGTTGGTGTCGCGATGGCGTGGGCCATTTACCCGCTTATCAGCCGCTACTATGTGGCGACCGATCGTAGCGCTCGGCTTCTCCCATGGTCTCAGACACGCTTCGGTTGCGCTGTCAAAGATCGTTTGAAACAGGCCGTTTTTCTTTGGAATAAGCGCAACGTCCTCAGCCGCTGA